ATTAACCCAAGCGAAATATAAACCATCCTAGCTCTTCCCTTCCGCAAATAATAAACAAAAGAAGCTATAGAATAAAAAGCCCAAAGAAGGGTTAAAATGCCGCCGTTTTTTATGGGGAGATAAATATCCACAAAGCTCAAAAAAACAAAGATAAGACTGATAACTGCAAAGTAAAGAATTTGCGGCATGTTTAGTATCTTAAAAAAAGCAATCAATATAAGGGCATTTAAAATATTTATTACAACCGAAAGAACATCTATATTCCAAATTTTAATGAGGATTGCATCCTGATACGGCATATGGCTGTAAATAAATATGTAATAAAAAAATGCAACGGTAATCAAAAATATACGGCCGACATTTAAACTTGCCTTATCTTTATTAAACTTATTTTTATAAAATTTATCCAAGGCTAAAATAAAAAGTCCCGAAAGTAAAATTCCATATCTAAATTGATCTACTGTAATAGAAAAATCGAAGAGCATAATTTTCAACATTAAAATAAAAAAGCAAAGCCTGTAAAAAAATCTGGCATTTTCAGTTTTTTCTTTTATTAGAGAAAGACTGTAAACTGCAAAACTTAGAGCCGCTTCAATTCCAAGAAAAAGATATACATAAGAGCGGTTCCATTTAAAAAAACAATTTAAAGTGTCTGCAAACGAAAATAAAAATAAAATAAAAATTCCCGCATCTACAGCCCGCTCATAGAACCATTCTTTTTTAAGTTTATGATGCATAAGGTTATAAACAACTATGAGGACGAGCACAAAGCCTTGAGCAAAAATTTCCGTCCTCTTTATATCAAGTTTATACAAACTTAAGATCAAAAATATAAAAATATAGGCTTGAAAAACAAATCCTTGATAAGCCTTTTTAAATTTTTCTTTTTGTACAAAAACCGATAAGCCCATCGGAACAAGGTAAAACGCTCCTTGAAGGAAAAAGAACAGCGGCGTAAGATTGTCAAAATCTCGCCCAAGTGAAATTATCGCCATTATATAAGCTGCAGCAAAAAGAAGGTGAAGTAAAACAAAAACTTTTAATTCTTCTTTTTTGCGGAAAAGCCAAAATCCTAAAAAGGCCATACTTAATATAAGGACGGGCTGAATATCGTATGTAAACCTATCCACTACCGTTACATAAAGAGAAAGCAAAGCCCCCGCAAGGTAAATAAGCCCCAAATTATCCATTCTTTTTTTTCGGAAAGCAAGATAGGCTAAAATTATGTAAAAAAATGAAAAAATAAGATAGACGCTGCTTTGAGGCGCAAATTTATAAATAGAAAGCTTATATGTTAAAAATAAGGAAAAGCCTAAATTTAAAACGCCAAAAGCAGGAGAGAGAATTTTATCCCTTTTCTTTTCATCATCTTTTAAATAAAAATAAAGATCCGGAATGATATGAACGGCCATCAATAAAAGCACAAGGCCGAAAAACAGAACCGCATCATCAACATTCAAAGCCGTAGTAAGTAAAAGACGGGTTAAAATTCCTAAAAAGGAAATCAGCGAGATAAACTGCAAAAGCCTCCATCGCTTAAAAAAATAAACCGCTGATGAAAGGGTTGAAACTGCAAATACATAGAGCCCGAAGCCTGTCAAACCTAAAAAGCCTAAATCTACAGCAAAGGGTATTATAAGGGAACCAAGCAAGCCGATTATTGAGATTGATGAAGACACGGTCATAATTGAAAGGGTGTAAGAAAGAGCCGTAATCAAGCTTAAAAATATAAAGGCGGAAAAATCCCCTAAAATACCGTACCTTAAATAGGCTGCGTAAGCAGTAAGATAAAAAACGGCTATACCTCCCCCAAATAGAACCTGACTTAATACAAGCCTCGATTTAGCCGAACTCCTAAAGCCGAAAAAGCAAAGAGCAACTCCTATCAAGCCGCCTATAATCAAGGCGACCTCTTGCGTTATATATCCCTTGTCATAGCTTAGCTTGAAGATAAAGCCTACCCCTATCAAAAGAAGGATAATCCCCAGCTTACTGATAATGGATTCTATTGAAAATAATTTCTTAAAATACGGAGAAAGAGCATCATGTTTTTCTTTAATTCCTTTTTGTTTTAAGTTTTCTTTTACCTCATCTTTTGAAAGAGTCTCATCATTAGAAGATTCCTTAACAAACGGATTAGTTGTATTATCTTCATTCGTAGAACTTTCTCCGGCCTTAATCCATACTTGAGCCTCAGTTTCAGAAGAAACATTAGAATTGCCCTGAAATTTAAATTCCAAATCCGAAAGCTTACTTTTTAAACGAATAATTTCTTCTTCTTGCTTTTTTATTTTAAAAGCATTTTTGATAGGAAATATAAGAATATATAATATAAGAGCAATTACAATTACAAGAACTAATACCATAACCTAACTCCTGTCTTAAAAGACATAAGAGCTAGATAATATCATTTTTTAAAAAATAATGCAAGGAATAAAAAAAGCCAGGCAGCATCCTACTTTCCCACTTGATCAGCAGTATCATCGGCGTAAGAGAGCTTGACTTCCGTGTTCGGGATGGGAACGGGTATTACCTCTCCACTATGGCCACCTGGCAATAAAAAACAAATTAAGGACTTAAAACTTAAAATAAGTTTTAAGTGTACTAAAAAAGAGAATGAAGAAGAAAGTTAATCTTTTATGTATAGAAAAAAGAAACAATAATATGGTCAAGCCTCACGACTTATTAGTATTGGTCGGCTGAACACATTACTGTGCTTAGACCTCCAACCTATCAACCTTGTAGTGTGCAAGGAGTCTTTAGGAGGGTTAAACCCTCAGGGATACGTAGTCTTGAGGCGGGCTTCCCACTTAGATGCCTTCAGCGGTTATCCCTTCCGAACTTAGCTACCCGGCAATTACCCTTGGCAGGATAACCGGTACACCAGAGGTTCGTCCATTTCGGTCCTCTCGTACTAAAAACAGCTCCTCTCACGTATCCAACGCCCATAGCAGATAGGGACCGAACTGTCTCGCGACGTTCTGAACCCAGCTCACGTACCGCTTTAATTGGCGAACAGCCAAACCCTTGGGACCTGCTTCAGCCCCAGGATGCGATGAGCCGACATCGAGGTGCCAAACATTCCCGTCGATGTGAACTCTTGGGGAATATCAGCCTGTTATCCCCGGAGTACCTTTTATCCGTTAAGTGACGGCGCTTCCACTCGCTACCGCCAGATCATTAAGACCTACTTTCGTATCTGCTTGAGCTGTCACTCTCGCAGTTAAGCCTCCTTGTGCCTTTACACTCGCTGCGCCGATTTCCAACCGGCGTGAGGAGACCTTCGCGCACCTCCGTTACTCTTTAGGAGGCGACCGCCCCAGTCAAACCGCCTGCCTATCACTGTCCCTATCCCGGTTTCACGGGACAGGTTAGAAACCTGATTTATCAAGGGTGGTATTTCACTTTTCGGCTCCACCCAACCTAACGGTCAAGCTTCATAGCCTCCCACCTATTCTACACATGATAAACCAAGTCCCAATAATAAGTTGCGGTGAAGGTTCACGGGGTCTTTCCGTCTAACTATGGGTAACCGGCTTCTTTACCGGTATATAAATTTCACCGAGTCTCGCGTTGAGACAGTGCCCAGAATCGTTACACCATTCGTGCGGGTCGGAACTTACCCGACAAGGAATTTCGCTACCTTAGGACCGTTATAGTTACGGCCGCCGTTTACCGGGGCTTCAATTCAAAGCTTCACATTGCTGTTAACCTCTCCTCTTAACCTTCCGGCACCGGGCAGGTGTCACCACCTATACGTCCCATTGCTGGTTCGCAGATGGCTGTGTTTTTGATAAACAGTCGCCTGGGCCTGCTTTCTGCCACCCCCTCATCTTTAAAAAAAAGGAGGTCACACTTTTTCCGAAGTTACGTGTGCATTTTGCCGAATTCCTTAACGCGAGTTCTCTCGAGCGCCTTAGATTTCTCATCCCATCTACCTGTGTCGGTTTACGGTACGGTCTTTTATAACCTTAACCTTAGACAGTATTTCCCGGCACCTTGATTACGCCCGCTTCGCTCCACCGTAGTTTCACTCGCTGTCGCAGCTTACCTTGGACGACGGATTTGCCTATCATCCTTTATAACGGCTCGCTTACTTTGACCGGCATCCGTTAGCCGGCCGGGTTTCACCTCATGCGTCCTGCCATCGAAATTATAAAAGGTATCGGAATATGAACCGATTTCCCATCGACTACGACCTTCGTCCTCGCCTTAGGGGCCGACTTACCCTGGGAAGATTACCTTTACCCAGGAAACCTTAGATTTTCGGCGGGGAGGGATCTCACCTCCCTTTTCGTTACTTATACCTGCATTCTCTCTTCCATCTCCTCCAGCACCTCTCGCGAGTATGCCTTCATCAGTTAATGGAATGCTCCCCTACCGCCTTATGCTCAAAAATGCATAAGACCCGTAGCTTCGGTATACTGCTTAGCCCCGTTACATTATCTGCGCATGGACACTCGACCAGTGAGCTGTTACGCACTCTTTAAAGGAATTGCTGCTTCTAAGCCAACCTCCTGGCTGTCTTTGTATCCACACTTCATTTCACACTCAAGCAGTATTTGGGGACCTTAGCTGACGGTCTGGGCTGTTTCCCTTTTGACTTGCGAACCTTAGCGCACGCAGTCTCACTCCCATACGTTGATTATCGGCATTCAGAGTTTAACTGGGTTTGGTAGGCTTTGACGCCCCCTAGTCCAACTAGTGCTTTACCTCCGATAATTTTGTATGAGGCTGTCCCTAAAGGCATTTCGGGGAGAACCAGCTATTTCCGGGTTTGATTAGCCTTTCACTCCTAGTCACAAGTCATCCATACCTTTTTTAACAGATTATAGTTCGGTCCTCCACAAGGTTTTACCCTTGCTTCAACCTGCTCATGACTAGATCACTCCGGCTTCGGGTCTACGACATGCAACTATTCGCCCTATTAAGACTCGGTTTCCCTTAGGCTCCGGAACTTCTATTCCTTAACCTCGCTGCATATCGTAACTCGCAGGCTCATTCTACAAAAGGCACGCTACCACCCTTAAAAGGGCTGTAACATCTTGTTGGTTTACGGTTTCAGGTTCTATTTCACTCCCCTTACTGGGGTTCTTTTCACCTTTCCCTCACGGTACTTGTTCACTATCGGTAGCTAAGTAGTATTTAGCCTTGGATCGTGGTCGACCCGGCTTCCGACAGGGTTTCTCGTGCCCCGCCGTACTCAGGTACTGCATCAACAAGTCCGATTTATTTCGCTTACGGGGGTTTCACCCTCTGCGCCAGGCTTTCCCAAAACCTTTCTGCTATAAATCGAATTTGTAACTTGTCGGTCCTACGCCGATGCAGCCCTTCAACTCCCTTTAAAGGGTTTAGGCTCCTCCAATTTCGCTCGCCGCTACTTTCGGAATCTCACTTGATTTCTTTTCCTTGAGTTACTTAGATGGTTCAGTTCACTCAGTATCGCTTTACCTCTCTATTTTATTCAAGAGCGTAATGTTAGTATCACTACTAACGGGTTACCCCATTCGGCTATTTCCGTATCACAGGATGTGTGCTCCTACACGGAACTTTTCGCAGCTTACCACGGCCTTCTTCGCCTCTTAGCTCCATAGGCATTCGCCATAAACCTATTCTCGCTTGACCATATTATTGTCCCTTCTTTCTTTTATCTTTCGCTAAAATAAAAAGAAGTTTTGTATTTTTTTAAGTTTTCTTTTACACTGTAATGTTTTAACCACTACAGCGTCTTCATTCCCTTCCCTAGTTATG
The DNA window shown above is from Treponema denticola and carries:
- a CDS encoding DUF2339 domain-containing protein → MVLVLVIVIALILYILIFPIKNAFKIKKQEEEIIRLKSKLSDLEFKFQGNSNVSSETEAQVWIKAGESSTNEDNTTNPFVKESSNDETLSKDEVKENLKQKGIKEKHDALSPYFKKLFSIESIISKLGIILLLIGVGFIFKLSYDKGYITQEVALIIGGLIGVALCFFGFRSSAKSRLVLSQVLFGGGIAVFYLTAYAAYLRYGILGDFSAFIFLSLITALSYTLSIMTVSSSISIIGLLGSLIIPFAVDLGFLGLTGFGLYVFAVSTLSSAVYFFKRWRLLQFISLISFLGILTRLLLTTALNVDDAVLFFGLVLLLMAVHIIPDLYFYLKDDEKKRDKILSPAFGVLNLGFSLFLTYKLSIYKFAPQSSVYLIFSFFYIILAYLAFRKKRMDNLGLIYLAGALLSLYVTVVDRFTYDIQPVLILSMAFLGFWLFRKKEELKVFVLLHLLFAAAYIMAIISLGRDFDNLTPLFFFLQGAFYLVPMGLSVFVQKEKFKKAYQGFVFQAYIFIFLILSLYKLDIKRTEIFAQGFVLVLIVVYNLMHHKLKKEWFYERAVDAGIFILFLFSFADTLNCFFKWNRSYVYLFLGIEAALSFAVYSLSLIKEKTENARFFYRLCFFILMLKIMLFDFSITVDQFRYGILLSGLFILALDKFYKNKFNKDKASLNVGRIFLITVAFFYYIFIYSHMPYQDAILIKIWNIDVLSVVINILNALILIAFFKILNMPQILYFAVISLIFVFLSFVDIYLPIKNGGILTLLWAFYSIASFVYYLRKGRARMVYISLGLIIFVAAKLIILDLNTLNILSKVITSLVFGVALLLLSYAIQPMLKKFGKTEIEKTEES